One genomic segment of Helianthus annuus cultivar XRQ/B chromosome 14, HanXRQr2.0-SUNRISE, whole genome shotgun sequence includes these proteins:
- the LOC110907863 gene encoding uncharacterized protein LOC110907863 → MIKIGMLHEWSGEGPPIAPYQEALGERRGWYRGMGPKPSSNTSSHSSSNMSSSQARTQEPFSEDFVNSLFQTPSFLNQLNNYLASQGKGKGKSKDYDSDNLFDNESDDEPNDNDDDE, encoded by the exons atgataaaaattggtATGTTACATGAATGGAGCGGTGAGGGTCCGCCAATTGCCCCGTATCAGGAAGCGTTGGGTGAGCGGCGAGGATGGTACCGCGGGATGGGGCCTAAACCTTCTTCCAACACGTCCTCGCACTCGTCATCTAACATGTCGTCTTCGCAAGCTCGGACGCAAGAACCCTTTTCCGAG GATTTTGTTAACAGCTTGTTCCAAACCCCGTCATTTTTGAACCAACTTAACAACTATCTTGCTtcacaaggaaaaggaaaaggaaagtcaAAAGACTACGATTCTGACAACTTATTCGATAATGAATCCGACGATGAACCCAACGATAACGATGACGATGAGTGA